One part of the Niveispirillum cyanobacteriorum genome encodes these proteins:
- a CDS encoding PQQ-like beta-propeller repeat protein, whose protein sequence is MADITRSATAVAARRSGAAPTRTRYPLAARLAAPLLACLLLSGCGITDWFSGDDDGPKLGGNRISVLQLQQQLEVDPQVSAAEVTLPEAVVNADWAQAGSNPAHNPGHVALGRNLSKVWSASVSGSDSSVRLLAGPVIAGGRLFVLDTDYDLHAFDAKSGKRIWKRNILREKQEGEAFGGGVAVHDNRVYATNGYGEAVAVDYDSGDIVWRRRIAGPIRSAPTVLDGRVFVSTVDNQMITLSAENGSLQWYHTGFLEPAALLGGSAPAVEGDTAIVPYSSGELFALRVENGRQSWQDSLASVRRGENLTGLADIRGLPVIADGIAYAISHSGRMAAVDIRSGQRVWEQDIGGITTPAIIGDWIFVTTNDGQVVALTRKDGRVRWITQLQQWEDEEDKEDPVLWTGPIAAGGRLLLTNNQGELVEIAVADGKVIKKTSLPASTLQAPVVAGETLYLLTEDGDLVAYR, encoded by the coding sequence ATGGCTGACATCACCCGTTCCGCTACCGCCGTCGCCGCCCGCCGTTCCGGCGCTGCCCCGACCCGGACCCGTTACCCCCTGGCTGCCCGTTTGGCGGCGCCGCTGCTGGCCTGCCTGCTGCTGTCGGGTTGCGGCATCACTGACTGGTTCTCCGGCGATGATGATGGGCCCAAGCTGGGTGGCAACCGCATCTCGGTGCTCCAGCTTCAGCAGCAGCTGGAGGTCGATCCGCAGGTTTCGGCTGCGGAAGTGACCCTGCCCGAGGCGGTGGTCAATGCCGACTGGGCACAGGCCGGCAGCAATCCGGCCCATAATCCCGGCCATGTCGCGCTGGGCCGCAACCTGTCCAAGGTGTGGAGCGCATCGGTTTCCGGTTCCGACAGCAGCGTGCGCCTGCTGGCCGGTCCGGTGATCGCCGGCGGCCGCCTGTTCGTGTTGGACACCGACTATGACCTGCATGCCTTTGACGCCAAGTCGGGCAAGCGCATCTGGAAGCGCAACATCCTGCGCGAGAAGCAGGAGGGCGAAGCCTTCGGCGGCGGCGTCGCGGTGCATGACAACCGCGTCTATGCCACCAACGGCTATGGCGAGGCCGTGGCTGTCGATTATGACAGCGGCGATATTGTCTGGCGCCGCCGTATCGCCGGCCCGATTCGCTCCGCACCCACAGTTCTGGATGGCCGCGTCTTCGTGTCCACCGTCGATAATCAGATGATCACCCTGTCGGCGGAAAACGGTTCCCTGCAATGGTACCACACCGGCTTCCTGGAGCCTGCCGCCCTGCTTGGTGGTTCGGCGCCGGCGGTGGAAGGGGATACGGCCATCGTTCCCTATTCTTCGGGCGAGCTGTTCGCGTTGCGCGTCGAGAATGGCCGGCAGTCATGGCAGGACAGCCTGGCGTCGGTGCGCCGGGGCGAAAATCTGACGGGGCTGGCCGATATCCGTGGTCTGCCCGTCATCGCTGACGGCATCGCCTATGCAATCAGCCATTCCGGGCGCATGGCCGCCGTGGATATTCGTTCCGGCCAGCGTGTCTGGGAACAGGATATCGGCGGGATCACCACCCCGGCTATTATCGGTGACTGGATTTTCGTGACCACCAATGATGGTCAGGTCGTTGCCCTGACCCGTAAGGATGGCCGCGTGCGCTGGATCACCCAGTTGCAGCAGTGGGAGGATGAGGAGGACAAGGAAGATCCCGTCCTCTGGACCGGCCCCATCGCTGCCGGTGGCCGCCTGCTGCTGACCAACAATCAGGGCGAACTGGTCGAGATCGCGGTTGCCGACGGCAAGGTGATCAAGAAGACCAGCCTGCCCGCCTCCACCCTGCAGGCCCCTGTTGTGGCCGGCGAAACCCTGTATCTTTTGACGGAAGATGGCGATCTGGTCGCCTATCGGTAA
- a CDS encoding tetratricopeptide repeat protein, which translates to MSDIFREVDEDLRRDQIMTFWKRYGGFVIAAAVLVVAATAGNVGWKHWRTTRMEERTAVLSEALAKLRPADENSQPDLKAAADALSAVGAKLGDGHADMARLYEAGLRARQGERDQAIALYDQVASTAGTDPMLRDLAALLSVQLQLDTGDAAALRTRLAPLLKAGNAWKASATEASGLLAARAGDNAGAASLFKELSEDSTAPQALRARATELAALYAATK; encoded by the coding sequence ATGTCCGATATCTTTCGCGAAGTTGACGAGGATCTGCGCCGCGACCAGATCATGACGTTCTGGAAGCGGTATGGCGGTTTCGTCATCGCGGCTGCCGTTCTGGTGGTGGCGGCCACGGCTGGCAATGTCGGCTGGAAGCACTGGCGCACCACCCGGATGGAGGAGCGCACGGCAGTCCTGTCCGAGGCGCTGGCCAAGCTGCGTCCCGCTGACGAGAACAGCCAGCCCGACCTGAAGGCTGCTGCCGACGCGTTGTCCGCCGTTGGCGCCAAGTTGGGTGACGGCCATGCCGATATGGCCCGCCTGTATGAGGCTGGCCTGCGCGCCCGTCAGGGCGAGCGTGATCAGGCCATCGCCCTTTACGATCAGGTTGCCAGCACCGCTGGCACCGATCCGATGTTGCGCGATCTGGCAGCGCTCCTGTCGGTGCAGTTGCAGTTGGATACCGGTGATGCCGCCGCCCTGCGCACCCGTCTGGCACCGCTGTTGAAGGCCGGCAATGCCTGGAAGGCGTCGGCGACGGAGGCATCGGGTCTTTTGGCTGCCCGTGCCGGTGACAATGCCGGGGCCGCCTCCCTGTTCAAGGAACTGTCGGAAGACAGCACCGCTCCGCAGGCGCTGCGCGCCCGTGCCACCGAACTGGCCGCGCTGTACGCGGCGACGAAATAA
- a CDS encoding response regulator transcription factor has product MRLILIDHEAAFVTRVRQLARRAGVIDPVDEVADLADLAQVAKANPKALIVGMVSTTMAVRGAIKEFVQRCPNVPLIAVGGNDPDRMRAALGEGARAYIRRSDVGDELLSALEVVRDGGVFVPPVVAMRPGGEPLMTVAGPVPAGFFREDAGKQLTPRQREILSMIRAGRNNQEISEALDLTVGTVKIHITAIFKALGVRNRTQAMVAADWLDLPVVEAVVTSA; this is encoded by the coding sequence ATGCGTTTGATACTGATCGATCACGAAGCCGCGTTCGTTACCCGTGTCCGCCAGTTGGCGCGCCGTGCTGGGGTCATCGACCCTGTTGATGAGGTCGCCGATCTGGCTGATCTGGCGCAGGTGGCCAAGGCAAACCCAAAAGCGTTGATCGTCGGTATGGTTTCCACAACCATGGCGGTGCGTGGCGCCATCAAGGAATTTGTGCAGCGCTGCCCGAACGTACCGCTGATCGCGGTGGGCGGGAATGACCCGGACCGCATGCGTGCCGCGCTGGGCGAAGGGGCGCGTGCCTACATTCGCCGCAGCGATGTCGGTGATGAGTTGTTGAGCGCTCTGGAGGTGGTGCGCGACGGTGGTGTATTCGTGCCGCCGGTTGTTGCCATGCGCCCGGGTGGGGAGCCGTTGATGACGGTGGCCGGTCCTGTGCCTGCCGGCTTCTTCCGTGAAGATGCGGGCAAGCAGCTGACCCCGCGTCAGCGTGAGATTCTGTCGATGATCCGGGCCGGTCGCAACAATCAGGAAATTTCCGAGGCGCTGGATCTTACCGTCGGGACCGTGAAGATTCACATCACGGCTATCTTCAAGGCGCTGGGCGTGCGTAACCGCACCCAGGCCATGGTTGCCGCCGATTGGCTGGACCTGCCGGTGGTTGAAGCGGTTGTCACCAGCGCCTGA
- the der gene encoding ribosome biogenesis GTPase Der yields the protein MIKATHRLTVAIIGRPNVGKSTLFNRLVGKKIALVDDQPGVTRDWRAADGRVGGLEFTVVDTAGLEDVFDDSLEARMRRQTERAVERADVALFLIDARAGVTAMDKHFGAWLRKAGKPTILIANKCEGAASRPGLIEAFELGLGEPVPLSAEHGEGMADLVTALEPFMPKDEPEEEEAFDVDAAEAEVREEGETAAEDEPKALQLAIVGRPNVGKSTLLNALVQEERVLTGPEAGMTRDAIAVEWEWNGRPIRLVDTAGLRKRARVDEKLEKMANQDTLRVIRMAHVVVLLLDADGILDKQDLTIARLVIEEGRALVIALNKWDAVQDKNAALRRMSDRLQTSLPQVKGIPTVAISALKGQKLTDLLDAVVTTYGVWNRRIPTSQLNRWLADMTDSHPPPLVDGRRLKIRYMTQVKSRPPTFALFVSKPVDLPEHYSRYLVNGMREHLDLPGVPIRLLLRKGSTNPFD from the coding sequence GTGATAAAGGCCACGCACCGGCTGACGGTCGCCATCATCGGGCGGCCGAATGTCGGCAAGTCCACCCTGTTCAACCGGCTGGTCGGTAAGAAGATCGCCCTGGTTGACGATCAGCCCGGCGTGACGCGCGACTGGCGCGCCGCCGATGGGCGCGTGGGGGGCTTGGAATTTACCGTGGTCGACACGGCCGGTCTGGAAGATGTCTTTGATGACAGTCTGGAGGCGCGTATGCGCCGCCAGACGGAGCGGGCGGTGGAACGGGCCGACGTGGCCCTGTTCTTGATCGATGCGCGCGCCGGCGTCACGGCCATGGACAAGCATTTCGGCGCCTGGCTGCGCAAGGCCGGCAAGCCCACTATCCTGATCGCCAACAAGTGCGAGGGGGCCGCCAGCCGTCCCGGACTGATCGAGGCGTTCGAACTGGGCCTGGGTGAGCCGGTGCCGCTGTCGGCAGAACATGGCGAGGGCATGGCCGACCTGGTCACGGCCCTGGAACCCTTCATGCCGAAGGACGAGCCAGAAGAGGAAGAGGCGTTCGACGTGGACGCCGCCGAAGCCGAGGTCCGTGAGGAGGGGGAGACCGCCGCGGAGGATGAGCCCAAGGCCCTGCAGCTCGCCATCGTGGGCCGCCCGAACGTGGGCAAATCCACCCTGCTAAACGCTCTGGTGCAGGAAGAACGCGTGCTGACCGGGCCAGAGGCCGGCATGACGCGCGACGCCATCGCCGTGGAGTGGGAATGGAATGGCCGCCCCATCCGTCTGGTCGATACCGCCGGCCTGCGTAAGCGGGCGCGGGTGGATGAGAAACTGGAGAAGATGGCCAACCAGGATACGCTTCGCGTTATCCGCATGGCCCATGTCGTGGTGCTGCTGCTGGATGCCGACGGCATCCTGGACAAGCAGGATCTGACCATCGCCCGACTGGTGATCGAGGAAGGCCGCGCCCTGGTCATCGCCCTGAACAAGTGGGATGCGGTGCAGGACAAGAACGCCGCGCTGCGCCGCATGTCCGACCGGTTGCAGACTTCTCTGCCACAGGTGAAGGGCATCCCGACGGTGGCCATCTCGGCGTTGAAGGGCCAAAAGCTGACCGATCTTCTGGATGCAGTTGTCACCACCTATGGTGTCTGGAACCGGCGTATCCCGACATCGCAGCTGAACCGCTGGCTGGCCGACATGACAGATAGCCATCCGCCGCCGCTGGTCGACGGTCGCCGCCTGAAGATCCGCTACATGACCCAGGTGAAAAGCCGTCCGCCGACCTTCGCGCTGTTCGTGAGCAAGCCGGTGGACCTGCCCGAACATTACTCGCGCTATCTGGTCAATGGCATGCGTGAGCATCTGGACCTGCCGGGTGTTCCGATCCGTCTGCTGCTGCGTAAAGGCAGCACCAATCCTTTTGATTGA
- the cueR gene encoding Cu(I)-responsive transcriptional regulator, translated as MNIGEVAAATGVSAKMIRHYECIGLIKPALRTVAGYRVYAEADIHSLRFIRHARDLGFALEDIDALLRLWGDRERSSCEVKKLALDHIATLDRKIAELQVMRASLTDLADRCQGDDRPHCPILEGLAG; from the coding sequence ATGAATATCGGAGAGGTGGCAGCGGCCACAGGCGTGTCGGCCAAGATGATCCGGCATTATGAATGCATCGGCCTGATCAAGCCGGCCCTGCGCACCGTTGCCGGCTATCGGGTCTATGCCGAGGCCGATATCCATTCCCTGCGCTTCATCCGTCACGCTCGTGATCTGGGCTTCGCGCTGGAGGATATCGACGCGTTGCTGCGCCTATGGGGCGACCGCGAGCGCTCGTCCTGCGAGGTGAAGAAGCTGGCGCTGGACCATATCGCGACCTTGGACCGCAAGATCGCCGAGCTTCAGGTCATGCGCGCTAGCCTGACCGACCTTGCCGACCGTTGCCAGGGCGATGACCGCCCCCATTGCCCGATTCTGGAGGGATTGGCGGGGTGA
- a CDS encoding LuxR C-terminal-related transcriptional regulator — protein MQTVILIDANKLFREGLSRLLLDVPFNVAAEFASIEEALVAEPPTAADLILVDPGEDVSAMARLSQLRQAMPVPMVILTGGLDARRLTQALEVGVAGYLMKDMSADALAQSLRLVMMGEKVFPTHLADLLVTGQVQPQPATEITALRKGLSQRETQILRCLIDGDSNKIIAANLGITEATVKVHLKSLLRKINAVNRTQAAIWAMNNGLGASEGTQAANSDGPAVAGVASA, from the coding sequence ATGCAGACCGTTATTCTGATCGACGCGAACAAGCTGTTCCGGGAGGGGCTGAGCCGCCTGCTGCTGGATGTGCCGTTCAATGTGGCGGCGGAATTTGCCAGCATAGAAGAAGCTCTTGTGGCGGAACCACCGACGGCGGCTGACTTGATCCTGGTCGATCCGGGTGAGGATGTATCGGCCATGGCGCGGCTGTCGCAGCTTCGCCAGGCGATGCCAGTGCCGATGGTGATCCTGACGGGCGGGCTTGACGCTCGACGCCTGACCCAGGCGCTGGAGGTTGGGGTCGCAGGATATCTCATGAAGGACATGTCAGCCGATGCGCTGGCCCAGTCGCTGCGTCTGGTGATGATGGGGGAGAAGGTGTTCCCGACCCATCTCGCCGACCTTCTGGTCACGGGTCAGGTGCAGCCGCAGCCGGCCACGGAGATCACGGCCCTGCGCAAAGGCCTGTCGCAGCGTGAGACGCAGATTCTGCGATGCCTGATCGACGGCGACAGCAACAAGATCATTGCCGCCAACCTGGGCATCACGGAAGCGACCGTTAAGGTCCATCTGAAAAGCCTGTTACGAAAAATCAATGCCGTCAACCGCACCCAGGCCGCAATCTGGGCCATGAATAATGGACTCGGCGCATCAGAAGGTACGCAGGCCGCGAACAGTGATGGCCCTGCTGTGGCCGGCGTGGCCTCGGCCTGA